One window from the genome of Heptranchias perlo isolate sHepPer1 chromosome 22, sHepPer1.hap1, whole genome shotgun sequence encodes:
- the LOC137340520 gene encoding trinucleotide repeat-containing gene 6A protein-like isoform X8, translated as MRGLEANATKEAQEKQNRDRVQEKEEQLMEERKKRKDDKKKKEAALKKAIEQKNKVPESTKTSQSQPQPANPNSGTSTTTSNNSNAKRVPVNTQQQALSRYPPREVPPRFRHQEQKQLLKRGQQLPSAAGTATPVLTSQSGGSAVTVQPVTNGQLHYSSKTQTDLNHSGLGSHYENSHWGPVSTNSDSTTNWDKVIVDGSDKEAWPSITGSDPELASECMDVDSASSSGSEKNLNIMASGSTVGDGDGNRTGNGNGSSSQFVVGNVSNNVGNGSINGPWGGSRGSLSSTCQGSAENMDGKPESDHGKLNAWGSIGSTSSGSLNPNGLNPNANLGVWPVLENDGNTVQGPVPGGNSGTNVQRSTVGQMLNNQSVNMGLSAHGSWGGLQENSDAEVNGTRKVSFSGQPQNLNTEMNGPNNTTNPLTSSLPNSTSSMQTNELPKLTGPGAWGVPLGMSTVNPSQLQASSITNGTSVSQLGNGGISEGMNSGSYGTTWGTSGTNYSGEKCPGSSSNLGQASGDTVNATLAQSTINGSGSTSYKSNGGSNRGGVAWESGVVNSHNMAWGTGNSIGSGGTRRVWGNPAPNANTGTNVSNGEWNKLPNNQHSNNGLNGSGNRKGTNGWKSLDDALCGQNSTTSQPSEQNNIWVKTPTSTSGTVDSEGSTESTGSRHDRMSVGSGDGNSRRGEKRKPDKQGNVQSILSRTDLDPRVLSNTGWGQTPIKQNTAWDIEPSAKSERKTDNGTEAWGGRVSQTSNSGGWGDGPGPNSNDTSSVSGWGDPKPATVSCNTGWGDTKGSSSEGGWEDNSAATGMVKSNQMWGGNKEEKSTAWNDAQKVKQGWVDGQKSNQGWVMSGADGWGENSRGGQWGEPQKTSSGGWDNDSDRSVSGWSEPGRPGTGRSTWASSNNSNPNNTAGWGEPAKPAQPQGWGEPAKPAQPQGWGEPAKPAQPQGWGEPAKPAQPQGWGEPAKPAQPQGWGEPAKPAQPQGWGEPAKPAQPQGWGEPAKPAQPQGWGEPAKPSNSADWNKPQDSNSSWGAAPPANKPSGPGWLNGPMPAPSKEEEPTGWEEPSPESIRRKMEIDDGTAAWGDPSKYNYKSVNMWNKNVQSSGSSSEQPAQVQPTTTPQQAPPQLPQQMPPSSAMPNKENSGSGWGETYTIQTKPEFSWGEPPALTATVDNGTVAWGQPMDTGTSWREPVNDSAGTSGWGNTPAAPPPPNRSGPKPMQDGWGDEEASVPGTRHSSWEEEEGESVMWNSNISQDNNSSSNWAPKKMAQKGMMKGGNKPDDMWMNQLMKQFSNIGFSREPAEETKSNKMDIPVGMLRDKRMEMDKHGINIGEYNGIIGKGHASRPQISKESSMERNPYYDKLSLSLSNQDGIIAEEPQNLPYMSTPSMKLPPSNGALPNQALGSMGLGMQNLNSVRQNGNPNVFGGSNAAAQARGMQQPPAQPLNSSQPNLRAQVPPPLLSPQVPASLLKYATANGSLNTALLNFGPQQVAMLNQLSQLNQLSQLSQISQLQRLLLQQQKAQNQRNVPGPMRQSQEQAARVLNMQQMLQHPRQLDTSLPKQQPPSQQPMHKPFPENLMPPTPHELQTKEPPSLNSYSSYPLGLNPNLNVPLDFGSIVNLKEPQSQQSRLKQWTASENLPVNSSLDQNSSKHGATSSGLSICSGKLLEESPFGHFDISMNSLASPPGSVGDGWPSAKSPSDKLSSNVNWPPEFRPGEPWKGYQNIDPETDPYVTPGSVMTNLSISTARDLDLLRDRNNGSSSSMNTTLPSTSAWSLVGASSYNSSLSSTAQSTPARIGDPKSTWSPGPVTNASLAHELWKVPLLPKNTTAPSRPPPGLTNQKPSSSWGNSSLRVGGGWGNSESRYNPGPSWGDISSGRITNWLVLKNLTPQIDGSTLRTLCMQHGPLITFHLNLPHGNALVCYSSKEEAAKAQKSLHMCVLGNTTILAEFASEDEINRFFAQGQSLTPSLGWQSLGSSQNRIAPIDSSHPFSNRNDLNHWNGAGLSGTGSGDLHGTSLWGTPNYSTSLWGTPSSNDTRGIGSPSPINAFLPVDHLGGGESI; from the exons ATTTAAACCATAGTGGTTTGGGATCGCATTATGAAAATTCTCACTGGGGACCTGTCTCTACCAACAGTGACTCTACTACAAATTGGGATAAAGTTATTGTAGACGGGTCCGACAAAGAAGCCTGGCCTTCAATCACTGGCAGTGACCCAGAGTTAGCTTCAGAATGCATGGACGTTGACTCTGCTTCAAGCTCTGGGTCAGAGAAGAACCTCAATATCATGGCTTCGGGGAGCACAGTTGGTGATGGCGATGGGAACCGAACGGGCAATGGAAATGGTTCTTCGAGCCAGTTTGTGGTTGGAAATGTCAgcaataatgtaggaaatggaagTATTAATGGGCCTTGGGGAGGGTCTCGAGGCTCTTTGTCAAGCACATGTCAGGGTTCTGCAGAAAATATGGATGGCAAACCAGaaagtgaccatggtaaactgaaTGCTTGGGGCAGCATAGGTTCCACATCAAGTGGATCCCTGAATCCAAATGGTTTGAATCCAAATGCCAACCTAGGTGTCTGGCCCGTgttggaaaatgatggaaatactgtGCAAGGACCTGTGCCAGGTGGCAATTCTGGCACCAATGTTCAACGTAGCACTGTAGGTCAAATGCTGAATAATCAGAGTGTTAACATGGGACTATCAGCTCATGGTTCGTGGGGAGGACTTCAGGAGAATTCTGATGCAGAAGTTAATGGTACAAGGAAGGTTTCATTCAGTGGACAACCTCAAAACCTTAACACTGAAATGAATGGACCAAATAACACTACTAACCCTTTGACCTCTAGCTTACCAAACTCTACTAGTTCGATGCAGACAAATGAACTGCCTAAACTTACAGGGCCTGGGGCCTGGGGTGTACCCTTAGGAATGAGCACAGTAAACCCATCTCAGCTTCAGGCCTCTTCAATTACAAATGGCACTTCTGTTTCTCAGCTTGGCAATGGAGGAATTAGTGAGGGAATGAACAGTGGGTCTTATGGTACGACTTGGGGTACATCTGGCACTAACTACTCTGGAGAAAAATGTCCAGGCTCAAGCAGTAATTTGGGGCAAGCTAGTGGTGACACTGTGAATGCAACTCTAGCACAATCCACTATTAATGGATCTGGAAGTACTTCTTACAAAAGTAATGGGGGAAGCAATAGAGGGGGAGTCGCATGGGAATCTGGTGTGGTCAACTCCCACAATATGGCTTGGGGAACAGGGAACAGTATAGGCTCCGGAGGGACTCGAAGAGTCTGGGGGAACCCAGCACCAAATGCAAACACTGGCACTAATGTCTCAAATGGGGAATGGAACAAACTGCCTAACAATCAGCATTCCAATAATGGTCTAAATGGAAGTGGTAATAGGAAGGGAACAAATGGATGGAAAAGTCTAGACGATGCTCTTTGTGGTCAGAATTCTACTACATCTCAGCCGAGTGAACAAAACAATATATGGGTCAAAACTCCAACTTCAACTTCAGGTACTGTGGACAGTGAGGGGAGCACAGAGAGCACCGGGAGTCGCCATGATAGAATGAGTGTGGGAAGTGGTGATGGCAATAGCAGACGTGGTGAGAAAAGGAAACCTGACAAACAGGGAAATGTCCAAAGTATTCTGAGTAGAACTGACTTGGACCCACGTGTCCTTTCCAATACTGGCTGGGGACAGACTCCAATCAAACAGAACACTGCCTGGGATATTGAACCTTCAGcgaagagtgagagaaaaactgacAATGGAACAGAGGCCTGGGGAGGTCGTGTTTCCCAGACTTCAAACTcagggggatggggggatgggcCTGGCCCAAACAGTAATGATACCTCATCAGTATCTGGGTGGGGGGATCCAAAGCCTGCTACAGTCTCTTGCAACACGGGTTGGGGAGACACCAAAGGCTCAAGCAGCGAAGGGGGGTGGGAGGATAATTCTGCTGCTACGGGAATGGTAAAGAGCAATCAAATGTGGGGAGGAAACAAAGAAGAGAAGTCAACTGCGTGGAATGATGCACAAAAGGTCAAACAGGGATGGGTTGATGGACAGAAATCAAACCAGGGTTGGGTAATGTCTGGAGCTGATGGATGGGGTGAGAATTCGAGGGGTGGCCAGTGGGGGGAACCACAGAAGACAAGCTCAGGCGGTTGGGATAATGACAGCGATAGATCTGTGTCTGGCTGGAGTGAACCTGGGAGACCGGGCACAGGCCGTAGCACATGGGCAAGTAGCAACAATTCCAACCCCAATAATACTGCAGGCTGGGGGGAGCCCGCCAAGCCTGCTCAGCCCCAGGGCTGGGGGGAGCCCGCCAAGCCTGCTCAGCCCCAGGGCTGGGGGGAGCCCGCCAAGCCTGCTCAGCCCCAGGGCTGGGGGGAGCCCGCCAAGCCTGCTCAGCCCCAGGGCTGGGGGGAGCCCGCCAAGCCTGCTCAGCCCCAGGGCTGGGGGGAGCCCGCCAAGCCTGCTCAGCCCCAGGGCTGGGGGGAGCCCGCCAAGCCTGCTCAGCCCCAGGGCTGGGGGGAGCCCGCCAAGCCTGCTCAGCCCCAGGGCTGGGGGGAGCCCGCCAAGCCGAGTAACTCTGCAGATTGGAACAAGCCACAGGACAGTAACAGTTCTTGGGGAGCGGCACCTCCTGCAAATAAACCTTCCGGCCCAGGCTGGCTCAATGGCCCGATGCCGGCTCCATCAAAAGAGGAGGAACCTACGGGCTGGGAGGAGCCTTCTCCGGAATCTATTCGCCGTAAAATGGAAATCGACGATGGCACCGCCGCCTGGGGGGACCCGAGCAAGTACAACTACAAGAGTGTGAACATGTGGAACAAAAACGTGCAGAGCAGCGGCAGCAGCTCTGAGCAGCCAGCACAGGTCCAGCCCACAACGACACCGCAGCAGGCCCCACCACAGCTGCCACAGCAAATGCCACCGTCAAGTGCCATGCCAAACAAAGAGAACAGCGGCTCTG GTTGGGGAGAAACATACACCATTCAGACAAAGCCAGAATTCTCTTGGGGAGAACCGCCTGCTCTAACCGCGACAGTGGACAATGGAACCGTGGCCTGGGGTCAACCCATGGATACAGGAACCAGCTGGAGAGAGCCCGTTAATGACAGTGCTGGTACCTCTGGCTGGGGCAACACTCCAGCTGCCCCACCACCTCCAAATAGATCTG GCCCCAAACCTATGCAAGATGGCTGGGGTGATGAGGAAGCATCGGTGCCAGGAACTCGTCACTCcagctgggaggaggaggaaggggagtcgGTGATGTGGAACAGTAACATCTCGCAAGATAACAACTCCTCTTCAAACTGGGCACCAAAAAAGATGGCTCAAAAG ggCATGATGAAAGGGGGAAACAAGCCAGATGATATGTGGATGAATCAATTAATGAAGCAATTCTCTAACATTGGATTTTCT AGGGAGCCTGCTGAAGAAACAAAGAGCAATAAGATGGACATACCTGTTG GTATGTTAAGAGATAAAAGAATGGAGATGGACAAACACGGCATAAACATTGGAGAATATAATGGCATTATAGGGAAAGGACATGCTTCTCGTCCTCAGATTTCCAAAGAGTCTTCCATGGAACGCAATCCTTATTATGATAAG ctgtctctgtctctgtccaatCAAGATGGCATTATAGCAGAAGAGCCCCAAAACTTACCGTACATGTCCACACCAAGCATGAAGCTTCCCCCTTCAAACGGTGCACTACCTAATCAGGCCCTTGGCTCAATGGGGCTGGGCATGCAAAACTTGAATTCTGTTAGACAG AATGGCAATCCTAATGTATTTGGCGGCAGCAATGCAGCAGCACAAGCCAGGGGCATGCAACAGCCTCCAGCACAACCTCTTAACTCATCTCAGCCTAATCTCCGCGCTCAAGTGCCTCCTCCATTATTATCCCCTCAG GTTCCAGCATCGTTACTGAAGTATGCAACAGCCAACGGGAGCCTAAACACTGCACTATTAAATTTCGGTCCCCAGCAGGTAGCCATGCTCAATCAGCTCTCCCAGTTGAACCAGCTGTCTCAACTTTCACAGATCTCCCAGCTACAG CGCCTGCTGCTTCAGCAGCAGAAGGCACAGAATCAGAGGAACGTGCCTGGACCCATGCGTCAGTCTCAAGAACAG GCTGCTCGTGTGCTCAACATGCAACAGATGCTGCAACACCCCCGTCAACTGGATACAAGCCTTCCGAAGCAGCAGCCTCCGTCGCAGCAGCCAATGCATAAGCCCTTCCCGGAGAATCTcatgccccccacccctcacGAGCTGCAGACAAAAGAGCCGCCTTCGCTCAACTCGTACAGCAGCTACCCTCTAG GCTTGAATCCAAACTTGAATGTACCCCTGGATTTCGGCAGTATTGTTAACCTGAAAGAACCACAATCCCAACAGTCCCGACTGAAGCAGTGGACTGCCTCGGAGAACCTACCCGTTAATTCCTCTCTAGATCAAAACTCCAGCAAACATG gTGCTACTTCAAGTGGTCTTAGTATTTGTTCGGGCAAGTTGCTTGAAGAATCTCCTTTTGGTCATTTTGACATTTCCATGAACTCTCTGGCCAGTCCtcctgggtctgttggagatggCTGGCCAAGTGCCAAATCACCCAGTGATAAGCTCTCTAGCAATGTTAATTGGCCACCAG AGTTTCGCCCTGGTGAGCCTTGGAAAGGTTATCAAAACATTGACCCTGAAACTGACCCTTACGTCACTCCTGGCAGTGTGATGACCAATCTGTCAATCTCTACTGCCCGGGATCTTGACCTCCTCAGGGACAGGAACAATG GGTCGTCCTCATCTATGAACACCACGCTGCCTTCAACTAGTGCCTGGTCCCTTGTTGGTGCCTCCAGCTACAATAGTTCCCTCAGCAGTACAGCACAAAGCACTCCAG CCAGAATCGGTGATCCCAAATCCACTTGGTCTCCTGGTCCGGTCACCAATGCTTCCCTGGCCCACGAGCTGTGGAAAGTCCCCCTGCTGCCCAAAAACACTACCGCTCCGTCCCGCCCGCCACCAGGGCTGACCAATCAGAAGCCTTCGTCCTCGTGGGGAAATAGCTCACTGCGAGTGGGTGGAGGATGGGGAAATTCCGAGTCCAGATACAACCCGG GTCCAAGCTGGGGTGACATCAGCTCAGGGAGAATAACCAATTGGCTTGTTCTCAAGAACCTCACGCCTCAG ATTGACGGCTCCACCTTGCGTACACTGTGCATGCAGCACGGCCCACTAATAACATTCCACCTTAACCTGCCCCACGGAAACGCTTTGGTCTGTTACAGCTCGAAAGAAGAGGCAGCCAAGGCACAGAAATCTCTGCACAT GTGTGTTTTAGGGAACACTACCATCCTTGCTGAGTTTGCCAGTGAAGACGAGATTAATCGCTTCTTTGCACAAGGCCAGTCGCTGACTCCCTCTCTGGGCTGGCAATCTCTGGGATCCAGCCAGAACCGCATCGCACCCATTGACAGTTCCCACCCATTCTCAAACCGCAATGATCTCAATCACTGGAATGGTGCTGGGCTGTCGGGAACTGGTAGTGGAGACCTCCACGGCACTTCACTCTGGGGCACCCCCAATTATTCCACTAGCCTGTGGGGAACCCCGAGCAGCAATGACACGCGGGGAATCGGCAGCCCCTCCCCCATCAATGCTTTCCTCCCTGTTGACCACCTGGGAGGTGGAGAGTCCATCTGA